Proteins encoded in a region of the Synechococcus sp. BIOS-U3-1 genome:
- a CDS encoding GMC oxidoreductase, translating to MSLNPFEAIVIGSGATGGVAAMTLAEAGLHVLVVEAGPDRSASEALGSEPGNSFRRAEGLISGRHRRQVQHPGYWKQNPALYADERQYPYSTPDDQPFLWTQGRQVGGRSLTWGGITLRLSDYEFKGADHDGYGQNWPITHADLDPHYTALEQLFEVRGARDGLKQLPDGQMASALPFMPEEERFRELLTKERGLPFIHSRGFEAHQRQQTSNWPKSSSNGSSLQRALATGRVDILSNSMAECLEIDPAQERARSVVVVNRSSGERQRLDCNLVVICASTIATVRLLLQSEQQAQSMGFSDPSGQLGKGLMDHVSCCRFFTVPSETGRGATQQSDPSSTLSGAGSFFLPFGNTPETCAGRPFLRGYGIWGGINRFDPPWWLKRNPDRRLGFLIGHGEVLSDARNQVCLSQRCDPLDVPMPHISCQWRANEQAMVQHMQGTIEDCINVGGGVTTSLADQVHLPLVKPIVAKALSAQEDAPPPGYYIHEVGGAPMGSSEDNSVVDRWNRLWRCPNVLVVDGACWPSSGWQSPTLTMMAITRRACLAAVKPGCC from the coding sequence GTGTCCTTGAATCCCTTTGAAGCGATTGTGATCGGGTCGGGAGCAACAGGCGGCGTGGCCGCGATGACACTTGCAGAAGCAGGACTCCACGTTCTGGTCGTGGAAGCGGGTCCTGATCGATCTGCCTCGGAGGCCCTGGGGAGCGAGCCTGGCAACAGTTTCAGGCGGGCCGAAGGGCTGATCAGCGGCCGCCACCGGCGGCAGGTGCAGCACCCTGGCTACTGGAAACAGAACCCCGCCCTCTATGCGGACGAACGTCAGTACCCATACAGCACACCAGACGATCAACCCTTTCTATGGACCCAGGGCCGTCAGGTTGGCGGCCGGAGCCTCACATGGGGCGGGATCACCCTGCGGCTTTCGGACTATGAATTCAAAGGCGCGGATCATGACGGATATGGCCAAAACTGGCCCATCACTCACGCCGATCTCGATCCTCACTACACCGCGCTCGAGCAGCTGTTTGAAGTCCGTGGTGCGCGAGATGGACTTAAGCAGCTCCCTGATGGACAGATGGCATCGGCTTTGCCATTCATGCCTGAAGAGGAGCGATTCCGTGAGCTGCTGACCAAGGAACGCGGTCTCCCCTTTATCCACTCGCGGGGCTTTGAGGCCCACCAACGCCAGCAGACCTCGAACTGGCCGAAATCAAGCAGCAACGGCTCCAGCCTTCAGCGTGCTTTGGCTACGGGTCGCGTAGACATTCTGAGCAACTCGATGGCGGAATGCCTGGAGATCGATCCCGCACAGGAGCGCGCCCGTTCTGTGGTGGTGGTGAACCGCAGCAGTGGAGAACGTCAGCGACTGGACTGCAACCTTGTGGTGATCTGCGCTTCAACGATCGCGACAGTGCGTCTGCTGTTGCAGTCAGAACAACAAGCCCAATCCATGGGGTTCAGTGATCCCTCCGGCCAGCTAGGGAAGGGGCTGATGGACCACGTGTCCTGCTGTCGTTTCTTCACCGTTCCCAGTGAAACCGGACGTGGAGCAACGCAGCAATCCGATCCGTCCAGCACGCTGTCAGGAGCAGGCAGCTTCTTCCTGCCCTTCGGCAATACTCCAGAAACCTGCGCCGGACGTCCGTTCCTGCGCGGCTATGGGATCTGGGGGGGCATCAACCGATTTGACCCGCCGTGGTGGCTTAAACGCAATCCAGATCGTCGGCTTGGCTTTTTGATCGGCCACGGAGAGGTGCTCTCCGATGCAAGGAATCAGGTGTGCCTCTCGCAACGCTGCGACCCACTAGATGTACCGATGCCCCATATCAGCTGCCAATGGAGAGCGAATGAGCAAGCCATGGTGCAGCACATGCAAGGCACGATCGAGGACTGCATCAACGTCGGCGGCGGTGTCACAACATCCCTTGCAGACCAAGTGCACCTTCCGCTGGTGAAACCGATCGTCGCCAAAGCCCTTTCTGCCCAGGAGGACGCTCCACCTCCCGGTTACTACATCCATGAAGTCGGAGGTGCGCCCATGGGAAGCAGCGAAGACAACAGCGTCGTCGATCGCTGGAACCGGCTCTGGCGCTGTCCCAATGTGCTGGTGGTGGATGGAGCCTGTTGGCCCAGTTCCGGATGGCAGAGCCCGACGCTCACCATGATGGCCATCACCCGCAGAGCATGCCTGGCTGCTGTTAAGCCTGGCTGCTGTTAA
- a CDS encoding mechanosensitive ion channel family protein: MSIPPFLVLALARWLGGCLAVLLLTRLLRAVLLYLASSRQHSTTEFVVRLFTSTLLPIGWLAVLVWGWDALPMAGLADQAIYAVSRLMAVVLIARLINRVFLRLADGALRRMEHPVITPEMLVGFSPMLRTVVWLFALLIYLQNEGLELGAIFAALAGAGIGLGLALQRPVENFTDYLTVLLDQPFSVGQKIRVGDVVGRVEQVGVRSTSIRSLNGQRTVMSNGDLLNATIENLTDLPRRRIVQVIGVTYDTSADQMEMIPELIRSVVESVEDAQFGRAHFISYGDFSLNVEYVFFVPDGDFDHSLDLRHRVNLKLMRCFEDKGIEFAFPTQTLHLKRTD; this comes from the coding sequence ATGTCCATTCCTCCTTTTTTGGTTTTGGCCCTGGCACGCTGGCTCGGAGGTTGTTTGGCAGTGCTGCTGCTCACGCGTCTGCTGCGCGCAGTACTGCTGTATCTGGCGAGTAGTCGCCAGCACAGCACAACTGAATTTGTTGTGCGCCTGTTCACCAGCACGCTGTTGCCGATCGGTTGGCTGGCGGTGCTCGTGTGGGGGTGGGATGCCCTTCCGATGGCAGGTTTGGCGGATCAGGCCATTTACGCCGTGTCACGGCTCATGGCGGTTGTGCTGATCGCCAGGCTGATCAATCGCGTGTTTTTGCGTCTGGCAGATGGTGCCCTCAGACGAATGGAACATCCCGTGATCACCCCCGAGATGCTTGTCGGATTTTCGCCAATGCTGCGAACAGTGGTTTGGTTGTTCGCCCTTCTGATCTATCTGCAAAATGAGGGGCTGGAGCTTGGGGCGATTTTCGCGGCTCTGGCCGGAGCGGGTATCGGGCTTGGTTTGGCACTTCAGAGGCCAGTAGAGAACTTCACCGACTACCTGACCGTTCTTCTGGATCAACCCTTTTCGGTGGGGCAGAAGATCCGAGTCGGTGATGTTGTGGGGCGTGTTGAACAGGTAGGGGTGCGCTCAACCTCTATTCGCAGCCTGAATGGACAGAGAACGGTCATGAGCAATGGCGATTTGCTCAATGCCACCATTGAAAATCTCACCGACTTGCCACGTCGAAGGATTGTGCAGGTGATTGGCGTCACTTATGACACTTCAGCGGATCAGATGGAGATGATCCCTGAGCTGATTCGATCAGTTGTTGAATCAGTTGAAGATGCTCAATTTGGACGGGCGCATTTCATCAGCTATGGAGATTTCTCGCTCAATGTTGAGTATGTGTTTTTTGTTCCAGATGGGGACTTTGACCATTCACTTGACCTGAGACATCGAGTCAATCTGAAGCTGATGCGTTGCTTTGAAGATAAAGGTATTGAATTCGCCTTCCCAACGCAGACCTTGCACTTGAAGCGAACCGATTAA
- the carB gene encoding carbamoyl-phosphate synthase large subunit produces the protein MPRRNDLRRILLLGSGPIVIGQACEFDYSGTQACKALRAEGFEVVLVNSNPASIMTDPDMADRTYVEPLTPEVVARVIEQERPDALLPTMGGQTALNLAVTLAENGILEKFGVELIGADLQAIRKAEDRLLFKQAMERIGVKVCPSGIASSLEESEAVGAAIGTYPRIIRPAFTLGGSGGGIAYNPEEYAAICKTGLDASPVSQILIEQSLLGWKEFELEVMRDLADNVVIVCSIENLDPMGVHTGDSITVAPAQTLTDREYQRLRDQSIAIIREIGVATGGSNIQFAINPADGEVVVIEMNPRVSRSSALASKATGFPIAKIAARLAVGYTLDEILNDITGKTPACFEPTIDYVVTKVPRFAFEKFRGSPAVLTTAMKSVGEAMAIGRCFEESFQKALRSLETGLAGWGGDRTEPELTAAELDRSLRTPSPERILTVRSAMVAGRTDEQIHNLSRIDPWFLAKLRVLINTEIELLNDRQLSEISSADFLRLKQLGYSDRQIAWFTGSDHLNVREARLKLGVRPVFKTVDTCAAEFASTTPYHYSTYERPLSRLDATGTLTVQPPATEVSEDNRRKLMILGGGPNRIGQGIEFDYCCCHASFSAQDRGFATVMLNSNPETVSTDYDSSDRLYFEPLTFEDVLNVIEAERPEGVIVQFGGQTPLKLAMPLLRWLNSPAGQATGTRIWGTSPESIDRAEDREQFEAILRELDIRQPRNGLARTEQEARAVADTVGYPVVVRPSYVLGGRAMEVVHDESELNRYMTDAVQVEPDHPVLIDQYLQNAVEVDVDALCDRDGVVVIGGLMEHIEPAGIHSGDSACCLPSVSLGDEALATIRSWTKALALRLQVQGLINLQFAVQRTASGEERVFIIEANPRASRTVPFVAKATGVPLARIATRLMAGETLADIGLSEEPTPPLQAVKEAVLPFRRFPGADTLLGPEMRSTGEVMGWSTHFGMAYAKAELAAGEALPTKGNVFLSTHDRDKFALVPVARRLLDLGFSLTATAGTAATLSEAGLQVQSVLKVHEGRPNIEDLIRSGAVQLVINTPIGRQAAHDDRYLRRAALDYSVPTLTTLAGARSAVQGIEALQSQTFDIHALQDVHR, from the coding sequence ATGCCCCGGCGGAATGATCTTCGTCGCATTCTTCTGCTGGGTTCAGGGCCGATCGTGATCGGCCAGGCTTGTGAGTTCGATTACTCAGGAACTCAAGCCTGCAAAGCACTTCGTGCCGAGGGGTTTGAGGTCGTTCTGGTGAATTCCAATCCAGCTTCGATCATGACCGATCCGGATATGGCGGATCGCACCTACGTCGAACCGCTCACCCCAGAGGTGGTCGCAAGGGTGATCGAACAGGAGCGACCCGATGCCCTGCTTCCCACGATGGGAGGTCAGACCGCTCTCAATTTGGCAGTCACCCTGGCTGAAAACGGCATCCTGGAGAAATTCGGGGTCGAGCTGATCGGTGCCGATCTTCAGGCCATCCGAAAAGCGGAGGATCGACTGCTGTTCAAGCAAGCGATGGAGCGGATCGGTGTGAAGGTCTGTCCTTCTGGCATCGCTTCATCGCTGGAGGAGTCGGAGGCTGTCGGCGCTGCTATCGGCACCTATCCGAGAATCATCCGACCCGCCTTCACCTTGGGTGGAAGCGGAGGTGGCATTGCCTACAACCCAGAGGAATACGCAGCGATCTGCAAAACCGGCCTCGATGCCAGTCCCGTCTCTCAGATCCTGATCGAGCAGTCACTTCTGGGTTGGAAGGAATTCGAACTCGAGGTGATGCGTGATCTCGCCGACAACGTTGTGATTGTCTGCAGCATCGAAAACCTCGATCCCATGGGTGTTCACACCGGTGATTCGATCACGGTGGCTCCAGCCCAGACCCTCACGGATCGTGAATACCAGCGACTAAGAGATCAGTCGATCGCCATCATCCGTGAGATCGGTGTGGCCACAGGTGGCAGCAACATCCAGTTCGCGATCAACCCCGCCGATGGCGAGGTGGTGGTCATCGAGATGAATCCCCGCGTCAGCCGATCGTCGGCTCTAGCCAGCAAGGCCACCGGATTCCCCATTGCCAAAATCGCTGCGCGTCTCGCTGTTGGTTACACCCTCGACGAGATTCTCAACGACATCACAGGTAAGACGCCTGCCTGCTTTGAACCGACGATTGATTACGTCGTCACAAAGGTTCCTCGTTTCGCCTTTGAAAAATTCAGGGGTTCGCCTGCGGTGCTCACCACGGCAATGAAGTCGGTTGGTGAAGCCATGGCTATCGGGCGCTGTTTCGAGGAGTCGTTCCAGAAGGCTTTGCGATCCTTGGAAACCGGCCTGGCCGGCTGGGGTGGTGATCGCACCGAGCCCGAGCTCACGGCTGCTGAACTTGACCGGTCTCTGCGGACGCCCTCACCGGAAAGAATCCTCACGGTGCGTTCCGCCATGGTGGCGGGACGCACGGATGAGCAGATTCACAATCTCAGCCGTATCGACCCGTGGTTCCTGGCCAAGCTGCGTGTCCTCATCAACACTGAAATTGAACTGTTGAACGATCGGCAGTTGTCGGAGATCAGCTCCGCGGACTTCCTCAGGCTGAAGCAGCTCGGCTACTCCGATCGTCAGATCGCCTGGTTCACAGGCTCGGATCACTTAAATGTGCGCGAAGCGCGACTCAAGCTTGGCGTGCGTCCCGTGTTTAAGACGGTGGACACCTGTGCAGCCGAATTTGCATCGACCACTCCTTACCACTACTCAACCTATGAACGTCCGCTGTCTCGACTGGATGCAACGGGGACATTGACGGTTCAGCCCCCGGCGACAGAAGTGTCGGAGGACAACAGACGCAAGCTGATGATCCTTGGTGGCGGTCCCAATCGCATTGGCCAAGGCATCGAATTCGATTACTGCTGTTGCCACGCCTCGTTTTCTGCACAGGATCGAGGCTTCGCCACGGTGATGCTCAACAGCAATCCCGAAACGGTCTCTACCGACTACGACAGCAGTGATCGTCTGTATTTCGAACCTCTCACCTTTGAGGATGTTCTCAATGTGATCGAGGCAGAACGCCCTGAAGGCGTGATTGTTCAGTTCGGCGGGCAAACGCCGCTCAAGCTGGCGATGCCTCTGCTGCGTTGGTTGAACTCGCCGGCAGGTCAGGCCACGGGCACCCGCATCTGGGGTACCTCACCGGAATCGATTGATCGAGCGGAGGACCGTGAGCAGTTCGAAGCGATCCTGCGTGAACTTGACATCCGCCAACCACGCAACGGCCTTGCCCGGACCGAGCAAGAAGCACGCGCTGTTGCAGACACCGTTGGGTATCCGGTAGTGGTGCGTCCTTCTTATGTGCTCGGTGGTCGGGCCATGGAGGTCGTTCACGACGAGTCGGAGCTCAATCGCTACATGACTGATGCGGTACAGGTGGAGCCTGATCATCCGGTGCTCATTGATCAATACCTGCAGAACGCCGTTGAGGTGGATGTCGATGCGCTCTGCGATCGGGATGGTGTGGTGGTGATCGGTGGGCTGATGGAGCACATCGAACCTGCAGGGATTCACTCAGGTGATTCCGCCTGCTGTCTTCCGTCGGTCTCTCTCGGTGATGAAGCCCTTGCCACAATCCGCTCCTGGACCAAGGCCCTCGCCTTGCGCCTTCAGGTTCAGGGTCTGATCAATCTTCAATTCGCGGTTCAACGCACTGCTTCAGGAGAGGAGCGTGTGTTCATCATCGAAGCGAATCCGCGCGCCTCGCGGACGGTGCCTTTCGTCGCCAAGGCCACCGGTGTACCACTGGCAAGAATCGCCACTCGCCTAATGGCTGGCGAGACCCTCGCGGATATTGGTCTCAGCGAGGAACCCACTCCGCCGCTTCAGGCGGTGAAAGAGGCTGTTCTCCCCTTCCGGCGCTTCCCCGGTGCCGACACACTTCTGGGCCCAGAAATGCGTTCTACCGGAGAGGTGATGGGGTGGTCTACGCATTTTGGGATGGCTTACGCCAAAGCGGAGCTGGCCGCTGGAGAGGCCCTGCCAACGAAGGGCAACGTTTTCCTATCCACCCATGACCGGGACAAGTTTGCCCTCGTTCCTGTGGCTAGGCGTTTGCTCGATCTGGGCTTCTCGCTCACGGCCACTGCGGGCACCGCGGCTACCTTGAGTGAGGCCGGTCTTCAGGTGCAGTCAGTGCTGAAGGTCCATGAAGGACGTCCCAATATCGAGGATTTGATTCGCTCCGGCGCTGTGCAGCTCGTGATCAACACGCCGATCGGTCGACAAGCGGCCCATGACGATCGCTACTTGCGGCGTGCTGCGCTCGATTACTCCGTACCAACCCTCACTACGCTTGCCGGAGCACGTTCGGCTGTTCAAGGGATTGAGGCGCTGCAATCGCAGACGTTTGATATCCATGCCCTTCAGGATGTTCATCGATAG
- a CDS encoding CGLD27 family protein, which translates to MPSSISCPVPPEQRPQEEFAQFSRSWFFAWPCTAQVSLDRALLISWVLISPITVLVASGSWTLRHDPVRLLLAGGVAALVMPMLLLIRQWLGWTYVHKRLLSEKVEYEESGWYDGQVWEKPVSWRERDLLLAQHEVRPILGRLGRAMALVTGLMLGGASICQAL; encoded by the coding sequence ATGCCCTCGAGCATCTCCTGCCCTGTTCCCCCTGAGCAGAGACCTCAGGAGGAATTTGCTCAATTCAGCCGATCTTGGTTTTTTGCTTGGCCCTGTACGGCACAAGTGTCTCTTGACCGGGCCTTGCTGATCAGCTGGGTGCTGATTTCACCGATCACCGTGCTGGTGGCCAGTGGAAGCTGGACGTTGCGCCACGATCCAGTGCGGTTGCTGCTGGCAGGAGGTGTTGCAGCACTGGTGATGCCGATGCTGTTGTTAATTCGACAGTGGCTGGGCTGGACCTACGTGCACAAACGTCTGCTTTCAGAGAAGGTGGAATACGAGGAATCAGGTTGGTACGACGGTCAGGTCTGGGAAAAACCGGTGTCCTGGCGAGAGCGTGACTTACTTCTGGCTCAACATGAAGTGAGGCCCATCCTCGGCCGGCTAGGGAGAGCCATGGCCCTAGTGACAGGTCTGATGCTTGGTGGAGCAAGCATCTGTCAGGCTCTCTGA
- a CDS encoding FAD-binding protein, whose product MNPLASYAKTLGCLTPGQELLKQLMLQPLGSTPLRVCSGGNTSRCASDGCWTVDLQRHQEVRYLEDSGEVEFGTGLTMAKLLQVLRATDRSIPIGLSGLTGSGFILTGGMGPLSRSQGLALDSITAIEGIWGSGESFALSTPRTADDLRRWRALMGAAPFLAVVTRLRLRTQRRQSLRVRHGVITPSQLSELLQSAESWPETCSLQWSWGDRLEIYAVDCSSQETTPQTLKQLDPILGTDQQAAIRYCTDQLELPTFGRLASETAPSMPAHSEVLARLGPALGQEAGPLMQLLSSRMQQRPHGECRISAQQLGGATTRINRGATSFVHRDAIWKPWITAAWNPGDQVGRQQSLAWMNQVNADFSTSCPGVHLAQLHDHLPSHQGELIEAFEEWLPELRQLKRELDPKGRLPPL is encoded by the coding sequence ATGAATCCGCTGGCAAGTTATGCAAAGACTCTTGGTTGCCTGACTCCTGGTCAGGAGCTGTTGAAGCAGCTGATGCTGCAACCGCTCGGATCAACACCCTTACGGGTTTGCTCCGGAGGAAACACCAGTCGCTGCGCAAGCGATGGCTGCTGGACCGTGGATCTGCAACGACATCAGGAGGTCCGCTATTTGGAAGACTCCGGAGAAGTCGAGTTCGGCACAGGCCTGACGATGGCCAAGCTGTTGCAAGTCTTACGAGCTACGGACCGCAGCATTCCCATTGGGCTCTCCGGACTCACGGGAAGCGGCTTCATTCTCACGGGAGGGATGGGTCCCTTGAGCCGTTCACAAGGGCTTGCATTGGACTCGATCACTGCAATTGAGGGGATCTGGGGCTCAGGTGAGTCCTTTGCCCTATCGACGCCCCGAACAGCGGATGATCTCCGCCGTTGGCGCGCCCTGATGGGTGCTGCACCATTCCTGGCTGTGGTTACGCGCCTAAGGCTTCGCACCCAACGCCGCCAATCACTGCGAGTGCGCCATGGAGTGATCACTCCATCGCAACTGTCAGAGCTGCTCCAGAGCGCGGAGAGCTGGCCAGAAACCTGCAGCCTGCAATGGAGTTGGGGCGACAGGTTGGAGATCTACGCGGTGGACTGCAGCTCTCAAGAGACCACACCCCAAACGCTGAAACAACTTGATCCAATCCTGGGAACAGATCAGCAAGCTGCAATCCGGTACTGCACGGATCAACTGGAGCTGCCGACCTTTGGCAGGCTCGCGTCAGAAACCGCTCCATCGATGCCGGCTCACAGCGAGGTGCTCGCTCGTCTCGGTCCAGCCTTGGGGCAAGAGGCCGGCCCGTTGATGCAGCTCCTGAGCTCGCGGATGCAGCAGAGGCCTCATGGTGAATGTCGCATCAGCGCTCAGCAGCTGGGGGGAGCAACAACGCGGATCAACCGCGGAGCAACATCATTCGTCCACCGTGATGCCATTTGGAAACCCTGGATCACAGCGGCCTGGAACCCAGGAGATCAAGTCGGACGACAACAAAGCCTTGCGTGGATGAATCAGGTGAATGCCGACTTCAGCACGTCATGCCCTGGAGTCCATTTGGCTCAGTTGCATGACCATCTCCCCAGCCATCAAGGAGAACTGATTGAGGCCTTCGAAGAGTGGTTGCCAGAGCTGCGTCAACTCAAGAGAGAACTGGATCCAAAGGGACGATTGCCACCGCTCTGA
- a CDS encoding sirohydrochlorin chelatase → MTEQIVAPAATKHGVLICGHGSRNRLAVAEFEGLANGLKERLTGLPVEYGFLEFARPILRDGLERLREQGVGKVLAVPAMLFAAGHAKNDIPSVLNTYSAETGLEIDYGRELGVDRLMIAAAGARIQEALNKTSGVDLSETMLVVVGRGSSDPDANSNVAKVTRMLVEGFGFGWGETVYSGVTFPLVEPGLRHVVKLGFKRIIVFPYFLFSGVLVSRIRQHTERVAEDHPDVDFVNASYLGDHSFVLDTFLERVQEVMGGEAAMNCSLCKYRAQVLGFEQEVGLDQSSHHHHVEGLTEACALCERECTGVCQPDGIPIPVGAGHHHDHDHSHDHSHDHSHDHGHHPYPHADHPLGPTSLRRVTPQQD, encoded by the coding sequence GTGACCGAGCAGATCGTTGCTCCTGCTGCAACCAAACATGGAGTTCTGATCTGTGGTCATGGCAGCCGCAATCGTCTGGCGGTTGCCGAGTTCGAAGGGTTGGCCAACGGACTCAAAGAGCGACTGACAGGATTGCCGGTGGAATACGGGTTCCTTGAGTTCGCACGTCCCATCCTGAGAGATGGCCTGGAAAGACTGCGAGAGCAGGGGGTCGGCAAGGTACTTGCCGTTCCGGCGATGTTGTTTGCCGCTGGACACGCCAAAAACGACATCCCTTCTGTGCTCAATACCTACAGCGCTGAAACCGGACTGGAGATCGACTACGGCCGTGAACTGGGTGTGGACAGGTTGATGATTGCCGCGGCAGGGGCACGCATTCAGGAGGCTCTCAACAAAACCTCTGGGGTTGATCTCTCCGAAACCATGCTCGTGGTCGTCGGTCGTGGTTCCTCGGACCCTGATGCCAATTCCAACGTCGCCAAGGTCACCAGGATGTTGGTGGAAGGTTTTGGTTTCGGCTGGGGAGAAACCGTCTATTCGGGCGTCACATTTCCACTGGTGGAACCCGGTCTGCGTCATGTGGTGAAGCTTGGGTTCAAGCGCATCATCGTGTTCCCTTATTTTCTGTTCTCAGGGGTATTGGTCAGCCGCATCCGTCAACACACAGAGCGGGTTGCGGAGGATCATCCGGACGTTGATTTTGTGAATGCGTCCTATCTGGGAGATCACAGTTTCGTGTTGGACACGTTTCTTGAGCGGGTTCAGGAGGTAATGGGCGGAGAAGCAGCAATGAACTGCTCTCTTTGTAAGTACAGGGCTCAGGTGCTGGGCTTTGAGCAGGAAGTGGGGCTTGACCAGTCAAGCCACCATCACCACGTTGAAGGGCTGACTGAAGCCTGTGCACTCTGCGAACGCGAATGCACGGGTGTTTGTCAACCCGATGGCATCCCGATTCCGGTTGGCGCTGGGCACCATCACGATCATGACCACTCCCATGACCACTCCCATGACCACTCTCATGATCATGGACATCATCCGTATCCACACGCCGATCATCCCCTTGGGCCGACGAGCCTGCGTCGCGTTACACCACAGCAGGACTAG
- the rsfS gene encoding ribosome silencing factor has translation MDSEQFAELAADACDDRKAVDIQLIRVDEVSSLADWMVIAGGQSDVQVRAIARSVEDRIEDEVQRLPLRKEGVNEGRWALLDYGELIVHVLQPGERSYYDLEAFWSHGESRPYLTSKSSDD, from the coding sequence ATGGATAGTGAACAGTTTGCGGAACTCGCAGCCGATGCCTGCGATGACCGTAAGGCGGTGGACATCCAGCTCATCCGCGTCGATGAGGTCTCCAGTCTGGCCGACTGGATGGTGATCGCTGGTGGACAAAGCGATGTTCAGGTCAGGGCTATTGCACGATCCGTCGAGGATCGGATTGAGGATGAAGTTCAGAGACTTCCCCTGCGCAAAGAGGGCGTGAACGAGGGACGCTGGGCCTTGCTGGATTACGGCGAACTTATCGTGCACGTGCTCCAACCCGGGGAAAGGAGTTACTACGACCTTGAAGCATTTTGGAGTCACGGGGAGAGTCGTCCCTACCTAACCTCCAAATCATCAGACGATTAA
- a CDS encoding asparaginase — translation MSIPSGYRGSARSLNTPPLEVQLRRGSSIESTHKVHAVVCDSRGRVLMKAGQPDFETFIRSALKPFQALPLISSGASETYSCGERGIAISCGSHSGTPSHAREAFRMLWNAELASDDLQCPIPNDRSSPLEHNCSGKHAAFLITARKMGWPTENYLQGDHPLQQEISRRVAELLGLPPDELVAERDDCGAPTMRLQLDQMALLFAHLGSSAHAELEQISRAMLAHPELVAGEGRFDTELMRRSHRQVISKGGAEGVQCLSRTGEGLGVAIKVEDGARRAKQAVALHLLRQLDWITPSGLKELEEQLLILNPGVHLVVEGELRTS, via the coding sequence ATGTCGATCCCATCGGGTTACCGCGGCTCGGCGCGCTCCTTGAATACTCCACCCCTGGAAGTCCAGCTACGGCGTGGGTCTTCAATCGAATCCACCCACAAAGTGCATGCGGTTGTCTGCGACAGCCGAGGTCGGGTGCTGATGAAAGCAGGGCAACCGGACTTCGAAACCTTCATCCGCTCAGCGCTGAAACCCTTTCAGGCCCTGCCATTGATCAGCAGCGGAGCATCCGAGACCTACAGCTGCGGTGAGCGCGGCATCGCCATCAGCTGTGGATCGCACTCGGGCACTCCTAGCCATGCACGTGAAGCGTTCCGAATGCTCTGGAACGCTGAACTGGCAAGCGACGATCTTCAGTGCCCCATCCCTAATGATCGTTCCAGCCCTCTTGAACACAATTGCTCCGGCAAGCATGCCGCGTTTCTGATCACCGCCCGAAAGATGGGATGGCCCACTGAAAACTACCTTCAGGGAGACCATCCTCTACAGCAGGAAATCTCACGACGTGTGGCGGAATTACTCGGTCTGCCCCCTGATGAACTGGTCGCTGAACGGGATGACTGCGGCGCTCCAACAATGCGCCTTCAGCTCGACCAGATGGCTCTGTTGTTTGCTCATCTCGGATCTTCTGCCCATGCAGAACTGGAACAGATCAGCAGGGCGATGCTGGCTCATCCTGAACTGGTGGCAGGGGAGGGACGATTCGACACGGAATTGATGCGACGCTCGCATCGCCAGGTGATCAGCAAGGGAGGCGCAGAGGGCGTTCAATGCCTGAGCAGAACTGGTGAGGGACTTGGCGTCGCCATCAAAGTAGAAGACGGAGCAAGACGGGCCAAACAGGCTGTGGCTCTTCATCTGCTGCGTCAGCTCGACTGGATCACGCCAAGCGGACTGAAGGAACTGGAGGAACAGCTGCTGATCCTCAACCCAGGCGTTCACCTTGTGGTGGAAGGTGAACTGCGAACCTCCTGA
- a CDS encoding DUF3318 domain-containing protein, with the protein MSELQRLKGLLPPEMQSWVFVEAAAAVEPALITLEEIGRDEVEIQVDLDAWDDLALDHRNLLFWHEVGRIQNDTIPRDGWEMAALAIGLGGAIGELWVQDGLLLFMALGLSGFAGYRLYLKNNAEKRLRDAISADERAIDLACRFGYSVPNAYKSLGGALKELVEKTRKKKKRSFYEDRLEALRKSAGKARAEMAQQQGSRQSVTSENVYG; encoded by the coding sequence ATGAGTGAGCTCCAGCGTCTGAAAGGGTTGCTTCCCCCAGAGATGCAGAGCTGGGTGTTCGTCGAAGCAGCCGCTGCCGTTGAGCCGGCTTTGATCACTCTTGAAGAGATCGGCAGGGATGAGGTTGAGATTCAGGTTGATCTCGACGCTTGGGACGACCTGGCCCTCGACCACCGCAACCTGCTGTTCTGGCACGAAGTGGGCAGGATTCAGAACGACACCATTCCACGCGATGGCTGGGAGATGGCAGCACTTGCGATCGGTCTGGGCGGGGCCATCGGTGAGCTCTGGGTGCAAGACGGTCTGCTCTTGTTCATGGCTCTAGGTTTGTCTGGATTCGCTGGCTACCGCCTCTATCTCAAGAACAACGCAGAAAAACGGCTTCGCGATGCCATCTCGGCTGATGAGCGGGCTATCGATCTGGCCTGTCGATTTGGCTACAGCGTCCCAAACGCTTACAAAAGTCTGGGAGGCGCACTGAAGGAGCTCGTCGAGAAAACCAGAAAGAAGAAAAAACGCAGTTTTTACGAAGACCGACTGGAGGCGTTGCGCAAGAGTGCGGGGAAAGCTCGCGCTGAAATGGCGCAACAGCAAGGTTCACGTCAATCCGTCACCAGCGAGAATGTCTATGGATAG